In Wenyingzhuangia fucanilytica, the following are encoded in one genomic region:
- the mnmG gene encoding tRNA uridine-5-carboxymethylaminomethyl(34) synthesis enzyme MnmG, with translation MSLFTDTYDVIVVGAGHAGSEAAAAAANMGSKTLLVTMSLQNIAQMSCNPAMGGIAKGQIVREIDALGGYSGIVTDKTAIQFKMLNKSKGPAMWSPRAQSDRMRFAEEWRNMLEQTDNLDFYQDMIKGLIIEDGEIKGVKTGLGFDIKAKSVIITAGTFLNGLIHIGEKSFGGGRSGESASTGITEDLVKVGFEAGRMKTGTPPRVDARSLDFSKMIEQPGDENPEKFSYLPITKPLTEQRSCYMSYTSQEVHDLLRSGFDRSPMFNGRIQSTGPRYCPSIEDKIDRFATKDRHQIFVEPEGWNTVEIYVNGFSTSLPEDVQDKALRKVAGFENVKFLRYGYAIEYDYFPPTQLTHTLETKLVKNLFFAGQINGTTGYEEAASQGLMAGINAALKVQQRPPFILKRDEAYIGVLIDDLITKGTEEPYRMFTSRAEYRTLLRQDNADIRLTPISNAIGLASDERLERVKEKVKKSDLLVQFLEETSIKPADINPILEAKGSAVINQSVKMFKVASRPQIDFKDVVTFPGVAQFVEENNIDAEAIEQAEVKVKYAGYIEKEKNNADKLQRLENISIPKSFDYYKVKSLSIEAQQKLTKIQPVTISQASRISGVSPSDVSVLLVYMGR, from the coding sequence ATGAGTTTATTTACCGATACTTATGATGTAATTGTTGTTGGAGCTGGACATGCTGGTTCAGAAGCTGCTGCTGCTGCTGCTAACATGGGTTCTAAAACTTTGTTGGTTACCATGAGTTTGCAAAACATTGCGCAAATGAGTTGTAATCCTGCAATGGGAGGAATTGCTAAAGGACAAATTGTAAGAGAAATTGATGCGTTAGGTGGGTATAGTGGAATTGTTACAGATAAAACTGCTATACAATTTAAGATGCTTAACAAATCTAAAGGACCTGCTATGTGGAGTCCAAGAGCTCAGTCTGACAGAATGCGTTTTGCAGAGGAGTGGAGAAATATGTTAGAGCAAACTGATAATTTAGATTTTTATCAGGATATGATCAAAGGTTTGATTATAGAAGATGGAGAAATTAAAGGTGTAAAAACTGGTTTAGGTTTCGATATAAAAGCAAAATCTGTAATTATTACTGCAGGTACTTTTTTAAATGGATTGATTCATATTGGTGAAAAATCTTTTGGAGGAGGAAGATCTGGTGAAAGTGCTTCTACAGGTATTACCGAAGATTTAGTAAAAGTTGGTTTTGAAGCTGGAAGAATGAAAACAGGAACACCTCCAAGAGTTGATGCACGTTCTTTGGATTTTTCTAAAATGATAGAACAACCTGGGGATGAAAATCCTGAAAAATTTTCTTATTTACCAATTACAAAACCATTAACTGAACAACGTTCTTGTTATATGAGTTATACTTCTCAAGAAGTACATGATTTATTGCGTTCTGGTTTTGATAGGTCTCCAATGTTTAATGGTAGAATTCAATCTACAGGTCCAAGATATTGTCCTTCTATAGAAGATAAAATTGATCGTTTTGCTACTAAAGATAGACATCAAATTTTTGTAGAACCTGAAGGATGGAATACAGTTGAAATTTATGTAAATGGTTTTTCTACATCTTTACCAGAAGATGTTCAAGATAAAGCTTTGCGTAAAGTTGCTGGTTTTGAAAATGTAAAATTCTTACGTTATGGTTATGCGATAGAGTATGATTATTTTCCACCAACGCAATTAACACATACTTTAGAAACTAAGTTGGTAAAGAATTTGTTTTTTGCAGGACAAATTAATGGTACTACTGGTTATGAAGAAGCAGCTTCGCAAGGATTAATGGCGGGTATTAATGCTGCTTTAAAAGTGCAACAAAGACCTCCTTTTATTTTAAAAAGAGATGAGGCTTATATAGGGGTTTTAATTGATGATTTAATTACAAAAGGAACGGAAGAGCCTTATAGAATGTTTACCTCTAGAGCAGAGTACAGAACTTTATTAAGACAAGATAATGCTGATATTCGTTTAACTCCAATTTCAAATGCTATTGGATTGGCTTCTGATGAGCGTTTAGAAAGAGTAAAAGAAAAGGTAAAAAAATCTGATTTATTGGTTCAGTTTTTAGAAGAAACCAGTATTAAACCTGCTGATATAAATCCTATTTTAGAAGCTAAAGGTTCTGCTGTTATCAACCAATCTGTAAAGATGTTTAAGGTTGCTTCTAGACCACAAATTGATTTTAAAGATGTTGTAACTTTTCCAGGTGTAGCTCAATTTGTTGAAGAAAATAATATAGATGCAGAAGCGATTGAACAAGCCGAGGTAAAAGTTAAATATGCTGGTTATATAGAAAAAGAAAAGAATAATGCTGATAAACTTCAACGTTTAGAAAATATATCTATTCCTAAAAGTTTTGACTATTATAAAGTAAAATCTTTATCTATTGAAGCTCAACAAAAATTAACTAAAATTCAACCTGTAACCATTTCTCAAGCAAGTAGAATTAGTGGAGTTTCTCCATCAGATGTTTCTGTTTTGTTAGTTTATATGGGGCGATAA
- a CDS encoding class I SAM-dependent methyltransferase, with translation MALETYLKTKDFSVSKENFELLLDDRIDLLITNPRPKKENLGKYYETENYISHTDRKKSVTEVVYSLVKKYTLNKKLELLNSFPVEEKNVLDIGCGTGDFLKVCQQAGWKVTGIEPSEKAREKGLEKLNKGTYIYSDLHAFFEDDFAGEEKDLDYKQSYKQTKLYHHAEHETKNIEKEVLKFSDDYTPENKPYKFDVITMWHVLEHVHDLDMYIYRLKQLLKPDGVLVIAVPNYKSYDAEFYKEYWAAFDVPRHLWHFSQTSIHRLFATELMKVVKTIPMKFDAFYVSLLSEEYKTGKKNFIKAIINGIKSNRSAKSTGEYSSLIYLLRNMKNEL, from the coding sequence ATGGCATTAGAAACTTATTTAAAAACCAAAGATTTTTCAGTTTCAAAAGAAAATTTTGAATTGTTATTAGATGATAGGATTGATTTATTGATTACCAATCCTAGACCTAAAAAAGAAAATTTAGGAAAGTATTACGAAACTGAAAATTATATCTCTCATACAGATCGTAAAAAATCTGTAACAGAAGTTGTGTACAGTTTGGTTAAAAAATATACGTTAAATAAAAAGTTAGAACTTTTAAATTCTTTTCCTGTTGAAGAAAAAAATGTTTTAGATATTGGATGTGGAACTGGAGATTTTTTAAAAGTATGCCAACAAGCAGGGTGGAAGGTAACCGGAATAGAACCTAGTGAAAAAGCAAGAGAAAAAGGTTTAGAAAAACTAAATAAAGGAACTTATATTTATTCTGATTTACACGCTTTTTTTGAAGATGATTTTGCTGGAGAAGAAAAAGATTTAGATTATAAACAAAGCTATAAGCAAACAAAATTATATCATCATGCAGAACACGAAACTAAAAATATAGAAAAAGAAGTTTTAAAGTTTAGTGATGATTATACACCAGAAAACAAACCTTATAAATTTGACGTAATTACCATGTGGCATGTTTTAGAGCATGTGCATGATTTGGATATGTATATTTACAGATTAAAACAATTATTAAAACCAGATGGTGTTTTGGTAATTGCCGTTCCAAATTACAAAAGTTACGATGCTGAATTTTACAAAGAGTATTGGGCAGCTTTTGATGTACCAAGACATTTATGGCATTTTTCTCAAACTTCTATTCACAGATTGTTTGCTACAGAATTAATGAAAGTGGTAAAAACCATTCCTATGAAATTTGATGCCTTTTATGTTTCTCTTTTAAGCGAAGAATATAAAACAGGTAAAAAGAATTTTATCAAGGCAATTATTAATGGAATTAAGTCAAATAGATCTGCAAAAAGCACTGGAGAGTATTCTTCTTTAATTTACTTGCTTAGAAACATGAAAAACGAATTATAA
- the ybeY gene encoding rRNA maturation RNase YbeY has product MIVFNYETDFELVNEEKYSSWISETIANEGFEEGDINYIFCDDEYLHKLNVEFLDHDTLTDIISFDYTMGKLISGDIFISVERVKDNAKDLKISFDEELPRVIIHGVLHYCGFKDKTDEDAKQMRLKEEQYITVLEK; this is encoded by the coding sequence ATGATTGTTTTTAATTATGAAACTGATTTTGAATTAGTTAATGAAGAAAAATATAGTTCTTGGATCTCTGAAACTATTGCTAACGAAGGTTTTGAAGAAGGAGATATCAATTATATTTTTTGTGATGATGAATATTTACATAAATTGAATGTAGAATTCTTAGATCACGACACTTTAACTGATATTATTAGTTTTGATTATACTATGGGTAAACTAATTTCTGGTGATATTTTTATTTCTGTAGAAAGGGTAAAAGATAATGCCAAGGATTTAAAAATTTCTTTTGATGAGGAATTACCAAGAGTTATTATTCATGGTGTTTTGCATTATTGTGGTTTTAAAGATAAGACCGATGAGGATGCTAAACAGATGCGTTTAAAAGAAGAACAATATATAACTGTTTTAGAAAAATAA
- the gltX gene encoding glutamate--tRNA ligase, translating to MENVRVRFAPSPTGPLHIGGVRTALFNYLFAKKNNGTFVLRIEDTDQTRYVANAEKYIIDALDWCGIPFDEGPGKNEKFGPYRQSERKNLYKKYADALVASNQAYYAFDTAEELDSLRKEAEENKSVFVYNNVSRETLNNSIHLSKEEVDQKLANGDKYVIRFKTPKDQKLILDDMIRGEIIIDTNTLDDKILFKSDGMPTYHLANIVDDHLMQISHVIRGEEWLPSLPLHSLLYEAFGWIAPKFAHLPLILKPVGKGKLSKRDGDKLGFPVFPLEYTNQETNEVSRGYKEDGYFNDAFINMLALLGWNPGTEQEIFSLEELVKEFDIKRVSKSGAKFSADKTKWFNQQYMQEKNDDEIASEFVKLYQNELKDFDLSFVTKVVSQVKERAVFTKDLWDLADYYFVNPTSYDEKAAKKQWKPDTKDIMLEVKEIIKEIEDFSSLTIETKVKEYLTEKELGFGKVMPPLRLCIVGEMKGPHLFDIIEMIGKEKSLLRIDNAIEKLA from the coding sequence ATGGAAAATGTACGTGTACGCTTTGCACCAAGTCCAACAGGACCTTTACATATTGGAGGAGTAAGAACAGCATTATTTAATTATTTATTTGCTAAAAAAAACAATGGAACATTTGTATTAAGAATTGAAGATACAGACCAAACTAGGTATGTAGCAAATGCAGAAAAATATATTATTGATGCTTTAGATTGGTGTGGAATTCCTTTTGATGAAGGTCCAGGAAAAAACGAAAAATTTGGTCCATACAGACAATCAGAAAGAAAAAATCTTTATAAAAAATATGCTGATGCTTTGGTAGCAAGTAACCAAGCATATTATGCTTTTGATACTGCAGAAGAATTAGATTCTTTAAGAAAAGAAGCAGAAGAAAATAAATCAGTTTTTGTTTATAACAACGTTTCACGTGAAACCTTAAACAATTCTATCCATTTATCTAAAGAAGAAGTTGATCAAAAATTGGCTAATGGAGATAAATATGTAATACGTTTTAAAACTCCAAAAGATCAAAAATTGATTTTGGATGATATGATTCGTGGAGAAATAATTATTGATACCAATACTTTAGATGATAAAATTTTGTTTAAATCTGATGGGATGCCAACCTATCATTTAGCAAATATTGTAGATGATCATTTAATGCAAATAAGTCATGTAATTCGTGGTGAAGAATGGTTACCTTCACTTCCACTTCATAGTTTATTATATGAAGCTTTTGGTTGGATTGCTCCAAAATTTGCACACTTACCGTTAATTTTAAAACCAGTTGGTAAAGGAAAATTAAGTAAGAGAGATGGAGATAAATTAGGATTCCCAGTATTTCCATTAGAATATACAAACCAAGAAACCAATGAAGTTTCTAGAGGATATAAAGAAGATGGTTATTTTAACGATGCTTTTATAAACATGTTAGCCTTATTAGGATGGAATCCTGGAACAGAGCAAGAAATATTTTCTTTAGAAGAATTGGTAAAAGAATTTGATATCAAACGTGTTTCTAAATCGGGAGCTAAATTTAGTGCAGATAAAACTAAGTGGTTTAATCAGCAATACATGCAAGAGAAAAATGACGATGAAATAGCAAGTGAATTTGTAAAATTATATCAAAATGAATTAAAAGATTTTGATTTAAGCTTTGTTACAAAAGTAGTTTCTCAAGTGAAGGAAAGAGCAGTTTTTACAAAAGATTTATGGGATTTAGCAGATTACTATTTTGTGAATCCAACATCATACGATGAAAAAGCAGCCAAAAAACAATGGAAGCCAGATACCAAAGATATTATGTTAGAGGTTAAAGAAATCATTAAAGAAATTGAAGATTTTTCAAGTTTAACCATTGAAACAAAAGTTAAAGAATATCTAACCGAAAAAGAATTAGGATTTGGAAAAGTAATGCCTCCTTTAAGATTATGTATTGTTGGAGAAATGAAAGGTCCTCACCTATTTGATATTATTGAAATGATAGGTAAAGAAAAAAGCTTATTAAGAATTGATAATGCAATTGAAAAATTAGCTTAA